In Bacillus sp. KH172YL63, one genomic interval encodes:
- a CDS encoding CHY zinc finger protein — protein MTEKMIPVSGVEVDSETRCKHYRTKADIIAIKFKCCDTYYPCHACHDEVADHAPVLWSADEWNAKAILCGACKGELTILQYMNCQSVCPHCQASFNPGCQNHYHLYFEG, from the coding sequence ATGACTGAAAAGATGATCCCGGTATCTGGTGTCGAAGTGGATTCGGAAACAAGATGCAAGCATTATCGGACAAAGGCAGATATCATTGCCATTAAATTTAAATGCTGTGACACGTACTACCCTTGCCATGCCTGCCATGATGAAGTGGCTGACCATGCCCCCGTGCTGTGGTCGGCTGATGAATGGAACGCAAAAGCGATTCTTTGCGGCGCATGCAAGGGCGAGTTGACGATTTTACAATATATGAATTGCCAATCGGTCTGTCCCCACTGCCAGGCATCCTTCAACCCGGGCTGCCAAAATCATTATCATCTCTATTTTGAGGGGTGA
- a CDS encoding haloacid dehalogenase type II gives MSKLNIKAFVFDAYGTLFDVHSVIEKCNELFPDKGEEISQVWRQKQLEYSFLRQLMGTYATFFSITKDALHYACVQAEVDLTDEKEKVLLEAYLKLTHYDEVESVLDRLQSYQTAIFSNGSPDMLSPLVDQSPFSHLLDRVLTVNEVKQFKPTPMSYQLVLKELGVKREEVLFMSSNPWDIAGAANFGFNTAWINRQDKVMDELGVKPDYVYKDLTGITEHIN, from the coding sequence ATGTCTAAACTCAATATAAAAGCGTTTGTGTTTGATGCGTACGGGACGTTATTCGATGTCCATTCCGTGATTGAAAAATGCAATGAATTGTTCCCCGATAAAGGGGAGGAAATCAGTCAGGTGTGGCGTCAGAAGCAGCTGGAGTACAGCTTTCTCCGTCAGCTGATGGGTACGTATGCGACGTTCTTCTCCATCACGAAGGATGCTCTTCACTATGCTTGTGTCCAAGCGGAAGTTGATCTTACTGATGAAAAGGAAAAGGTATTATTAGAGGCGTATTTAAAGCTCACTCACTATGATGAAGTGGAAAGTGTATTGGACCGGCTTCAATCATATCAAACAGCGATTTTTTCAAATGGCTCCCCTGACATGCTTTCACCACTAGTGGATCAGTCCCCGTTTTCTCACTTACTGGATAGGGTGCTGACAGTGAATGAAGTGAAGCAGTTCAAGCCGACACCGATGTCTTACCAGCTGGTGCTGAAGGAGCTTGGCGTCAAAAGGGAGGAAGTGCTGTTCATGTCGTCGAATCCATGGGATATTGCAGGAGCCGCAAACTTCGGATTCAACACAGCCTGGATCAACCGACAGGATAAGGTAATGGATGAACTGGGCGTGAAACCTGATTATGTGTACAAAGATCTGACTGGCATCACCGAACATATCAACTAA
- a CDS encoding MFS transporter: protein MAEDQHSSSHTRTILFLSLTIWLVVMNTTMFNVALPNVLKDFSLKPSEGAWIVSGYSIVLAICTITYTRLADYIPIKRLLILGISIFGLASFTGFFADSFAWLLVSRLLQAAGAAAIPGLSMVFAGRFIPMHRRGRALAMIASASSLGFGLGPVVGGVITDHFNWNYLFLITLCVLGMIPVLYRILPDEGTKKGYFDVWGGLLTGIGITFFLLFISTYQWIYFAGAVISLGGLWFRIHRIEIPFIQPALIRNKGYRQLLYMSFLGFATHFSILIVMPLMLQHVFGKNPTAVGFIIFPGAMLSAVAAIYVGRLIDHYGNIRVMFLAHILLIVSTILFYLLSPQSEYMIMAAYMFTSFGFSSLSSSSTNEVSRIMPKELTASGIGMKQLIHFVGSASGSVLGGIIVESGGADFPVSSFQHTFLVLILLMILSLILLFTYQQRIKYD from the coding sequence ATGGCTGAAGACCAACATTCCTCTTCCCATACGAGGACGATCCTTTTCTTAAGCCTGACGATCTGGCTTGTGGTCATGAATACGACGATGTTCAACGTCGCACTGCCGAATGTCTTAAAAGATTTCTCACTGAAACCGTCTGAGGGCGCATGGATTGTATCGGGCTACTCGATTGTCCTTGCCATATGCACCATCACTTATACCCGCCTGGCTGATTATATACCGATTAAACGATTGCTGATCCTCGGTATTTCTATTTTCGGTCTTGCTTCTTTTACCGGATTCTTCGCCGATTCTTTCGCATGGCTTCTGGTCTCACGTCTTTTGCAAGCGGCTGGGGCAGCAGCGATTCCAGGTTTGTCAATGGTGTTTGCCGGACGGTTCATCCCTATGCATAGAAGGGGCCGGGCACTCGCCATGATCGCTTCAGCTTCATCCCTTGGATTTGGGTTGGGACCGGTTGTCGGCGGGGTGATTACCGATCATTTCAATTGGAATTATTTATTTTTAATCACATTGTGTGTCCTTGGAATGATCCCGGTGCTCTACCGGATCCTGCCGGACGAAGGAACAAAGAAAGGATATTTCGATGTGTGGGGAGGGTTGTTGACCGGAATCGGGATTACGTTTTTCCTACTCTTCATCTCTACCTATCAATGGATTTATTTCGCAGGAGCGGTCATCTCACTCGGTGGATTATGGTTCCGCATCCATCGCATTGAAATCCCCTTCATACAGCCGGCTTTGATTCGGAATAAAGGATACAGACAGCTTCTCTATATGAGCTTCCTTGGATTCGCCACCCACTTCTCCATCTTGATCGTCATGCCGCTTATGCTGCAGCATGTTTTCGGCAAGAATCCTACCGCCGTCGGATTCATCATTTTTCCGGGTGCGATGCTGTCTGCGGTGGCTGCCATCTATGTGGGAAGGCTGATCGACCACTACGGGAATATCAGGGTGATGTTTCTCGCCCATATCCTTCTCATCGTGTCGACGATTTTATTCTACCTCCTGTCACCGCAAAGTGAATACATGATCATGGCTGCGTACATGTTTACAAGTTTCGGATTTTCGAGTCTTTCATCGAGCTCCACAAACGAAGTGTCACGGATCATGCCGAAAGAATTGACGGCTTCCGGAATCGGAATGAAACAGCTCATCCACTTCGTCGGCAGCGCATCAGGCTCTGTCCTAGGCGGCATCATAGTCGAATCAGGGGGTGCAGACTTCCCGGTAAGCTCCTTTCAGCATACCTTCCTGGTCCTCATCCTCTTGATGATCCTGTCACTCATTCTCCTGTTTACCTATCAACAGCGGATCAAATACGATTGA
- a CDS encoding phospholipase D family protein, which yields MNTKRKWYKKKRWWIGGAVILILAIVMTYHRVKPLPPGISYAGHTYEIPEKDVDFLYDLTYQKDGKEIYDQSIFDEVYSTIENAEDFLILDLFLVNGYTKGDRDYPQISETLSRKIKEQMKKNPELKVVFISDEINTTYNSHMARQIEPLRKLGAEVVFTDLNRLRDPNILYSGVWRSMLGWFGQDGYGWLPNPLAPSAPKVTMRSYLKLLNIKANHRKIVITENEGLILSANPHDASGFHSNIGFKVKGEILKDMVKAEKAVARFSGGNLDAFPTEQELDETITTLSPGKSSVKAQILTEREIQKGVVDALDHAKKGDEAWIGMFYLADRDIIDAIEDAAGRGVDIRMVLDPNQNAFGQQKIGLPNLPIAAELRKLESDQITIRWYHTNKEQYHTKLIYVKGAEESTVIGGSGNYTSRNMDDYNLEENLKLTAPADSETMNEIDTYFKRIWNNEDGTYTVEYEEYQDKLPAFKYIMYILQKIFQVTTY from the coding sequence TTGAATACTAAGAGAAAATGGTATAAGAAGAAACGCTGGTGGATTGGAGGTGCCGTCATCCTGATCCTCGCAATCGTCATGACCTATCACAGGGTCAAGCCGCTGCCGCCGGGCATCTCCTACGCAGGACATACTTATGAGATCCCGGAAAAGGACGTGGATTTCCTTTATGATCTTACCTATCAAAAGGACGGAAAAGAGATATATGATCAGTCCATCTTTGATGAAGTATACAGCACGATCGAAAACGCCGAGGATTTCCTCATCCTGGACTTATTCCTAGTGAACGGCTACACAAAGGGAGACCGGGATTACCCGCAAATCAGTGAAACCTTATCCCGAAAGATCAAAGAACAAATGAAAAAGAATCCTGAGCTGAAAGTGGTCTTTATCAGTGATGAAATCAATACAACCTACAACTCGCATATGGCGAGACAAATTGAACCGTTGAGAAAACTCGGTGCCGAAGTTGTCTTCACTGACCTTAACCGCCTCAGGGACCCTAACATCCTTTATTCCGGCGTCTGGCGTAGTATGCTTGGCTGGTTCGGACAGGACGGCTATGGATGGCTGCCGAATCCATTGGCCCCATCTGCCCCCAAAGTCACAATGAGGTCCTACTTGAAGCTATTGAATATCAAAGCTAACCACCGGAAAATCGTCATCACGGAAAATGAAGGGCTTATCCTTTCTGCGAATCCCCATGATGCCAGTGGATTTCACTCAAATATCGGATTTAAGGTGAAAGGGGAAATTTTGAAAGATATGGTCAAGGCAGAAAAAGCTGTCGCCAGGTTCTCAGGCGGAAATCTTGATGCTTTCCCGACAGAGCAGGAATTGGACGAAACCATCACGACACTCTCTCCCGGCAAGTCTTCGGTTAAAGCACAGATCCTGACCGAGCGGGAAATCCAAAAAGGGGTGGTCGATGCACTCGATCATGCCAAAAAAGGGGACGAAGCCTGGATCGGGATGTTCTACCTCGCTGACCGGGATATCATTGACGCAATAGAAGATGCGGCTGGGCGGGGCGTAGACATTCGCATGGTGCTCGATCCCAATCAAAATGCGTTCGGACAGCAGAAAATCGGCCTGCCGAACCTCCCGATCGCAGCCGAACTCCGAAAGCTCGAGAGTGACCAAATCACCATCAGATGGTATCACACGAACAAAGAGCAGTATCATACGAAGCTCATCTATGTGAAAGGCGCTGAAGAAAGCACCGTGATCGGCGGATCCGGTAATTACACATCCAGGAATATGGATGATTATAACCTGGAAGAAAACCTCAAGCTCACAGCACCTGCCGACAGTGAAACCATGAATGAAATAGACACCTATTTCAAACGAATCTGGAACAATGAAGACGGGACGTACACGGTTGAATATGAGGAGTATCAAGATAAACTTCCGGCATTCAAATATATCATGTACATCCTCCAGAAAATTTTCCAAGTGACTACGTATTAG
- a CDS encoding GlsB/YeaQ/YmgE family stress response membrane protein produces the protein MGIILYLIVGGIIGWLAGLILGKDVPGGVIGNIVAGIIGAWIGGELLGSFGPSLAGIAIIPALIGAIIFVFLLSLLLRGMRKTSH, from the coding sequence ATGGGTATTATTTTATATTTGATTGTCGGAGGAATCATCGGCTGGTTAGCTGGACTTATCCTTGGTAAAGACGTGCCAGGCGGCGTCATCGGGAATATCGTCGCCGGGATCATCGGTGCCTGGATCGGAGGAGAACTCCTTGGAAGCTTCGGCCCATCCCTTGCAGGCATCGCCATCATCCCGGCGTTGATCGGAGCCATCATCTTCGTCTTCCTATTAAGCCTGCTGCTAAGAGGAATGAGAAAAACTTCTCATTAA
- a CDS encoding CdaR family transcriptional regulator, with protein sequence MHLTEELAYPIISKLKTIVHYNINMMNESGVIVASTDPGRKDQVHEGALHVLKEKKPFIIYKEDMDKYHGSKEGINLPIEFLGETIGVIGVTGSPQELEQFVQIVKVTVEVMIQQVHFHNQLQHQKTLMDNWLLDIVHPHYFDKRKTESFAHHYLHLDTGQDVQAILFQFEDLNAHSTAILPLSAVKEELLRRIQLQLPDVSFQSFISDTRCIIGLPGRSANKDEAIRLTERLLRHLQEKRYAVRAGIGNAYEGVSGYRQSYVEASNSLELQQSFPQFTTVHIQDWGIMDFIKQIPLEIRKAFMNRYEDQAFQLSPTLRLTLQTLFDCQLNMKETAEALHIHRNTLLYRLESVENATGLNPRRFDDAILLRFILIMLEINR encoded by the coding sequence ATGCATCTGACGGAAGAATTAGCTTATCCGATCATTTCTAAACTGAAGACGATCGTTCACTACAATATCAATATGATGAATGAGTCCGGCGTCATTGTGGCTAGCACCGATCCCGGGCGCAAGGATCAAGTGCACGAAGGGGCCCTCCATGTTTTGAAAGAAAAAAAGCCCTTCATCATTTACAAAGAAGATATGGACAAGTACCACGGTTCCAAGGAAGGGATCAACCTTCCGATTGAATTCCTCGGTGAAACAATCGGTGTCATCGGCGTGACAGGATCCCCCCAGGAACTGGAGCAGTTCGTCCAGATTGTGAAAGTAACGGTCGAAGTCATGATTCAGCAGGTCCATTTCCATAATCAATTGCAACATCAAAAAACATTGATGGATAACTGGCTGCTGGACATTGTTCATCCCCATTATTTTGACAAACGGAAAACGGAGTCGTTCGCCCATCACTATCTGCACCTTGATACGGGTCAGGACGTCCAAGCCATCCTCTTTCAATTTGAGGACTTAAATGCTCATTCCACTGCCATTCTTCCCCTTTCTGCGGTCAAGGAAGAATTGTTAAGGAGAATCCAGCTCCAGCTGCCTGATGTATCATTCCAGTCCTTTATTTCAGATACCCGCTGTATCATTGGGCTTCCGGGCCGCAGCGCAAACAAAGACGAAGCGATACGCCTGACGGAACGGCTGCTCCGTCATTTACAGGAGAAGAGATACGCCGTAAGGGCCGGGATTGGGAACGCCTATGAAGGGGTTTCAGGGTACAGACAATCCTATGTGGAAGCTTCAAACTCCCTTGAACTGCAACAGAGCTTCCCTCAATTCACCACGGTTCATATACAGGACTGGGGGATTATGGATTTCATCAAGCAGATCCCCCTTGAAATCCGCAAAGCGTTCATGAACCGTTACGAAGACCAAGCCTTTCAACTCAGCCCGACCTTGAGACTGACCTTGCAAACGTTATTTGACTGTCAATTGAACATGAAAGAAACCGCCGAAGCACTTCATATTCATCGCAACACCCTGCTATATAGACTCGAAAGCGTTGAAAATGCGACCGGTCTGAATCCCCGTCGATTCGATGACGCCATTTTACTCCGCTTCATCTTGATCATGCTCGAAATCAACCGATGA
- a CDS encoding glycerate kinase, with translation MNILIAPDSFKGSLRSIEVGTVIEKAFRDESTAFHTTVIPMADGGEGTLETLIYATGGKRVQTKATGPLGVPVSTEYGVLGDDKTAVIEVASIAGLTMVPAEKRNPCHTTSYGIGEVIKTAMEDGCRSFIIALGGSATNDGGFAMLQALGVTFLDENGKPVGKFGRDLQSISRVEWGTIHPLVNECTFLIASDVDNPLCGETGASAIFGPQKGANGEQVKALDHQLLSFSQLLQQDRGVDFHGANGAGAAGGLGFAFLHLNGRIASGAKVVADAAGLQTAIEKADWILTGEGQSDHQTLFGKLPFFISTLANEHHKPVSLLAGSLGKGYEALYEHFTSCHSIASGPMSLQESFDRVEELLYHETRNIARMLKVTKGL, from the coding sequence ATGAATATACTGATTGCCCCAGATTCATTTAAAGGAAGTTTACGCTCAATTGAAGTTGGAACCGTGATAGAAAAGGCTTTTCGTGATGAATCCACAGCTTTCCATACTACCGTCATTCCCATGGCTGACGGCGGTGAAGGGACGCTCGAAACCTTGATCTATGCGACAGGGGGAAAAAGGGTCCAGACGAAAGCCACCGGACCTCTCGGTGTTCCCGTTTCTACAGAGTACGGTGTATTGGGAGATGACAAAACAGCCGTCATTGAAGTCGCTTCAATCGCAGGACTTACAATGGTACCGGCCGAGAAACGGAATCCCTGTCACACCACTTCTTACGGGATTGGAGAAGTCATCAAAACGGCGATGGAAGACGGCTGCCGTTCGTTTATCATCGCACTTGGAGGCAGTGCCACAAATGACGGCGGTTTTGCGATGCTTCAGGCGCTTGGCGTGACCTTCCTCGATGAAAATGGGAAACCGGTTGGAAAATTCGGCCGTGATCTTCAGAGCATCTCCCGGGTTGAGTGGGGTACCATTCATCCTCTCGTAAACGAATGTACCTTTCTGATCGCATCGGATGTCGACAATCCGTTATGCGGAGAAACAGGGGCCTCTGCCATATTCGGTCCACAAAAAGGGGCAAATGGAGAACAGGTAAAAGCACTCGATCATCAGCTCCTTTCTTTCAGCCAACTGCTTCAACAGGATAGAGGCGTCGATTTTCATGGAGCAAATGGAGCCGGTGCCGCCGGAGGCCTCGGTTTTGCCTTCCTGCACCTCAATGGCCGCATCGCATCCGGCGCAAAAGTGGTCGCGGACGCAGCCGGTCTTCAAACTGCCATTGAAAAGGCAGATTGGATCCTTACCGGGGAAGGTCAAAGCGATCATCAAACGCTTTTCGGCAAACTGCCATTTTTTATCTCAACACTGGCGAATGAGCATCACAAGCCTGTCTCACTTCTTGCCGGCAGCCTGGGAAAAGGCTATGAAGCGTTATACGAACATTTCACCAGCTGTCATTCCATCGCGTCCGGTCCCATGTCATTACAAGAAAGCTTCGATCGGGTCGAAGAGCTGCTTTACCATGAAACAAGGAATATCGCACGTATGCTTAAAGTTACAAAGGGGTTATAA
- a CDS encoding GntP family permease, with protein sequence MSGIWLFTVIVLGVGFIIFTTAKLKLQPFLSLLFAAFLVGIFAGLPLATVVESVNAGFGGLMGYIGIVIVAGTIIGTILEKSGAALRMAEVVLRLVGEKRPQLAMSLIGAIVSIPVFCDSGYVILSSLKKALAKRAKVTLASMSVALATGLYATHTLVPPTPGPIAAAGNIGASDYLGTIILIGLIVAIPTILAGYLWAVKVADKIEIEGEGDLELDYDEIIKSFGELPSTFKSFAPIVLPILLIGAGSVVSFFQWEGGLADGLLFVGSPVVALLIGVLAAFFLMPKWNEETLNGWVTQGMKDATNILLITGAGGAFGSVIKATPVAELIQGIADGGLLSGALVLLIPFVVAALLKSAQGSSTAALVITSSLIAPLLPQMGIDGAVPLALVVMSIGAGAMTVSHVNDSYFWVVTQFSGMKVTDAYKAQTAATLVQGVTALVFTLLLWIILV encoded by the coding sequence ATGTCTGGAATATGGTTATTCACGGTCATCGTCCTAGGGGTAGGATTTATCATCTTCACAACGGCTAAATTAAAGCTTCAACCGTTTTTATCTTTACTTTTTGCAGCATTCTTAGTCGGAATTTTCGCCGGGCTGCCACTGGCTACCGTGGTGGAATCGGTGAACGCAGGATTCGGCGGACTGATGGGATACATCGGAATCGTCATCGTCGCCGGTACGATTATCGGTACGATTCTTGAGAAGTCTGGCGCAGCGTTGAGGATGGCTGAAGTCGTCCTCCGCTTAGTCGGTGAAAAGCGGCCGCAACTGGCCATGTCTCTGATCGGGGCGATCGTCAGCATCCCCGTCTTCTGTGACTCCGGTTACGTCATTCTTTCAAGCTTGAAAAAAGCACTGGCCAAACGTGCCAAGGTGACGCTCGCTTCCATGTCGGTCGCGCTGGCAACCGGGTTATATGCGACCCATACATTGGTGCCGCCTACGCCAGGACCGATTGCTGCCGCCGGGAATATTGGCGCAAGTGACTATTTGGGCACAATCATCTTAATTGGTCTGATCGTTGCCATTCCGACGATTTTGGCCGGCTATCTATGGGCCGTTAAAGTCGCCGACAAGATCGAAATTGAAGGAGAAGGGGATCTAGAGCTTGATTATGATGAAATCATCAAATCCTTTGGAGAGCTCCCTTCTACGTTCAAATCCTTTGCCCCGATCGTTCTGCCGATCCTGTTGATTGGTGCAGGGTCTGTCGTGAGCTTCTTCCAATGGGAAGGCGGGTTGGCTGATGGACTATTATTCGTCGGATCCCCTGTCGTCGCGCTGCTGATCGGCGTGCTGGCTGCCTTTTTCCTCATGCCGAAATGGAATGAAGAAACCCTGAACGGTTGGGTGACGCAAGGAATGAAAGACGCCACCAATATTTTATTGATCACCGGTGCCGGCGGGGCATTCGGATCCGTAATCAAGGCAACCCCCGTTGCCGAATTGATCCAGGGCATTGCCGACGGCGGACTGCTTTCCGGTGCGCTTGTCCTTCTCATCCCATTCGTGGTCGCTGCCCTTTTGAAATCTGCACAAGGGTCATCAACTGCTGCACTCGTCATCACTTCGTCCCTGATCGCTCCCCTCCTTCCACAAATGGGGATCGATGGGGCAGTCCCACTTGCACTGGTCGTCATGTCTATCGGGGCAGGTGCAATGACGGTCAGCCATGTGAATGACAGCTATTTCTGGGTCGTCACCCAGTTCAGCGGCATGAAAGTCACCGATGCGTACAAAGCACAGACCGCCGCCACGCTTGTTCAAGGGGTAACGGCACTCGTTTTCACTTTATTGCTGTGGATCATACTCGTTTAA
- a CDS encoding ParM/StbA family protein — protein MTNSRIAAIDVGNDSLKGIFGKMDAEVNIPNVIARDIEDRPIIGIEELDTQEPLDGIHIRVHSPTLKDNNAIYRVGHLAAKSNNSTELDPGSSKSEEDQTLIMLFASIALDAASNDTQFKKNNNVIEANYTLGTGLPLREVKEGKDVGYRSKLLGSVHQVEFLVTPRYQGLKVNIKFDEVKVYPEGFAAFINLVMDNNLNIINKDLIDKRILIQDIGGLSTDIAVIKDRKVDDDKAQGFNLGVSESLELIREEIRSRHGIELDSRRDVVEIITKKNDRNHIMVKGSRTSVHDIVDRIMLELAKKQYRHLRNMWQKNSQTEICYFIGGGSSVLKEYIKTLNNNLDGYNIDFFEDEKESIWMMANAYYKLIADFSRKAQKASQQQEEQKLAKTK, from the coding sequence ATGACGAATTCACGAATTGCAGCCATTGATGTTGGAAATGATTCTTTAAAAGGTATTTTTGGAAAGATGGACGCTGAGGTCAATATACCGAACGTGATCGCAAGGGATATTGAAGACAGACCGATTATCGGAATCGAGGAATTGGATACACAAGAACCTCTAGACGGCATACATATCCGTGTCCACTCCCCTACCCTGAAAGATAACAATGCGATTTATCGTGTAGGTCACCTGGCAGCGAAGAGCAATAACTCTACTGAACTGGATCCGGGCAGCAGTAAGTCGGAAGAAGATCAGACACTGATCATGCTGTTTGCTTCCATCGCACTGGACGCAGCGAGTAACGATACACAATTTAAAAAGAATAATAATGTAATAGAAGCAAATTATACGTTGGGCACAGGACTTCCTTTACGTGAAGTGAAAGAAGGAAAGGACGTCGGGTACCGTTCTAAATTACTAGGATCTGTCCACCAGGTGGAGTTCCTTGTCACGCCCCGTTATCAGGGGTTGAAAGTAAATATTAAATTTGATGAAGTGAAGGTGTACCCTGAAGGCTTTGCTGCATTCATCAATCTTGTGATGGATAATAACCTGAATATCATCAATAAAGATTTGATCGATAAGCGGATCCTGATTCAGGATATCGGCGGATTATCAACGGATATCGCAGTCATCAAGGACAGGAAAGTGGACGATGACAAGGCGCAGGGATTCAACCTTGGGGTTTCCGAATCTCTTGAACTGATCCGGGAAGAAATCCGCTCAAGGCACGGCATCGAGCTCGACAGCCGCCGGGACGTGGTGGAGATCATCACGAAGAAAAATGATCGCAACCATATCATGGTCAAAGGCAGTCGGACAAGCGTCCATGACATCGTGGATCGCATCATGCTTGAGCTTGCCAAGAAGCAATACCGTCACCTGCGCAATATGTGGCAAAAGAACTCCCAGACGGAGATCTGCTACTTCATCGGCGGTGGATCAAGCGTATTAAAAGAATATATCAAGACGCTCAATAACAATCTTGATGGATACAATATCGATTTCTTTGAAGATGAAAAAGAGAGCATCTGGATGATGGCCAATGCTTATTACAAGCTCATCGCCGACTTTTCAAGAAAGGCCCAGAAGGCCTCTCAGCAGCAAGAAGAACAAAAATTAGCGAAAACCAAATAG
- a CDS encoding 3-hydroxybutyrate dehydrogenase, with translation MVENKVVVITGSASGIGFELGKSYAENGSKVVLTDLNAEGVEKAAEELKSLGYEAIGLKADVTSEDDIKNMIDTAYKQYGRIDVLINNAGLQHVSPLEEFPTAKFELMINIMLTAPFIAIKHVLPIMKEQKFGRIINVSSINGLVGFAGKAAYNSAKHGVIGLTKVAALESAPYGITVNSICPGYVDTPLVRGQLKDIATTRNVPLEKVLEEVIYPLVPQKRLLDVSEIADYAMFLSSDKAKSVTGQAVVIDGGYTAQ, from the coding sequence ATGGTAGAAAATAAAGTGGTAGTCATTACAGGTTCTGCTAGCGGAATCGGATTTGAATTAGGTAAATCGTATGCAGAAAACGGAAGTAAAGTGGTCCTGACCGATTTGAATGCTGAAGGCGTAGAGAAAGCTGCAGAAGAGCTAAAAAGTCTTGGCTATGAAGCGATCGGCCTGAAAGCAGACGTGACAAGTGAAGACGATATCAAGAATATGATCGATACGGCATATAAGCAATACGGACGCATCGATGTGTTGATCAACAATGCGGGATTACAGCATGTATCTCCTCTTGAAGAATTTCCGACAGCAAAGTTCGAGCTTATGATCAACATCATGCTGACGGCACCCTTCATTGCCATTAAACACGTCCTGCCAATCATGAAGGAACAGAAATTCGGTCGGATCATCAATGTTTCATCCATTAATGGTCTAGTAGGATTTGCCGGCAAAGCAGCGTACAACAGTGCAAAGCACGGTGTCATCGGATTAACGAAAGTCGCAGCACTCGAGTCTGCTCCTTACGGGATCACAGTGAACTCGATCTGTCCTGGATATGTTGATACACCCCTTGTAAGAGGCCAGTTAAAGGACATCGCAACGACACGCAATGTTCCCCTTGAAAAAGTACTGGAAGAAGTCATCTACCCGTTAGTCCCTCAGAAACGCTTGCTTGATGTGAGTGAGATTGCTGATTATGCAATGTTCCTATCAAGTGACAAGGCAAAGAGTGTGACGGGTCAGGCAGTTGTCATCGACGGCGGATATACAGCACAATAA